The Verrucomicrobiia bacterium region ATTCCTCGATGTCAGTTATCCGCACAAGTCTACTCGCTTCCGCCATTGCCGTATTCATCGCCGCCTGTACGACGGTCCCGCCCGCCCCGCCGGCAAAACCGCCCGTTGCCCCCGTGCCGCCGGAGAAGCCGGCAGAGGCGCCCAAAGAGCTGTTCCGTGCCGCGACGTTCGCGGCGATGCCGGGCTGGGGCAGGGACAATCTGCGCGAAGCCTGGCCCGCCTTTGTCACCTCGTGCGAGGTGCTGGTCAGGAAATCTGACTGGAAAGAGCCTTGCCAGGTTGCGGCCGGCGTGGATGGCGCAAGCGAGACTGCTGTGCGCACCTTCTTCGAATCGTTTTTCACCCCCTACCAGGTCTTCAACCAGGATGGATCGGACACCGGCCTCGTGACGGGCTATTACGAGCCGCTGTTGCGCGGCGCCCGGAAACGCGGCGGCGCATTCCAGATCCCGCTGCACCGCGCGCCGGACGACTTGCTGACCATCGACCTTTCGTCTGTCTATCCTGAGCTGAAGAATATGCGCTTGCGCGGACGCGTCGTGGGCAACAAAGTGGTTCCCTACCCCACGCGCGGAGAGATGATGCAGTCGAACGCATTGGTCGGCAAGGAGATCGTCTGGGTTGACGACGCGGTGGAGGCGTTCTTCCTGCAAGTGCAAGGGTCTGGCCGCGTGCAATTGGCGGATACGAAGGAAACAATCCGAATTGCGTATGCGGACCAGAATGGGCATCCCTACAAGTCGATCGGCCGCTACCTTGTCGACAAGGGGGAAATGACGCTCGATCAGGCTTCCGCGCAGTCGATCAAGGCGTGGTTTGCGTCCAACCCGGCACGGCAGCAGGAATTGCTCAGCGCTAATCCCAGCTATGTTTTCTTCCGTGAAGAGAAGCTTGCAGATCCAAAAAAGGGGCCGAAAGGCGCCCTCGGTGTTCCTTTGACCCCGCAGCGTTCAATCGCTGTCGATCCTCAGTTCATCCCGCTTGGCGTTCCGGTATTTCTGGCGACGACACAACCGGGAAAAGAAATACCGCTGCAGCGGCTCATGATGGCGCAGGATACGGGCGGCGCCATCAGGAATCCTGTGCGTGCGGATTTTTTCTGGGGGTTCGGCGGTGACGCAGGCGAGAAGGCAGGCAAGATGAAGCAGCGCGGCCAAATG contains the following coding sequences:
- a CDS encoding murein transglycosylase A, translated to MSVIRTSLLASAIAVFIAACTTVPPAPPAKPPVAPVPPEKPAEAPKELFRAATFAAMPGWGRDNLREAWPAFVTSCEVLVRKSDWKEPCQVAAGVDGASETAVRTFFESFFTPYQVFNQDGSDTGLVTGYYEPLLRGARKRGGAFQIPLHRAPDDLLTIDLSSVYPELKNMRLRGRVVGNKVVPYPTRGEMMQSNALVGKEIVWVDDAVEAFFLQVQGSGRVQLADTKETIRIAYADQNGHPYKSIGRYLVDKGEMTLDQASAQSIKAWFASNPARQQELLSANPSYVFFREEKLADPKKGPKGALGVPLTPQRSIAVDPQFIPLGVPVFLATTQPGKEIPLQRLMMAQDTGGAIRNPVRADFFWGFGGDAGEKAGKMKQRGQMWVLLPKLGAPPVLISR